From the Brachyspira intermedia PWS/A genome, the window AGTACCAAAAAATGAAATAAATTCAGTTATAGGCTGGGAAAGCGGCGGCGGAAATTTATTTACTTTCAATAATAAGATAGTACGTTTAGCTGATTATGACAGAGAATTTCAAATAAATAATCAATATGAAAACGCTTTGAACCTATCCCAAAAATATTATAATATGCTAAAAACAGCTCCAACTATGGAAGATTATAAAAACTATAATTATTATTTTCTTTATTATAAATCTGTAGCTGATATGATAAAAATGATTAAGGATAAAGGAAATGCATATTTTATGCCTGATAAAGTTTGTACACATTATACATTTGAAGTTGGAAATTAATCTTTAATTACTATTAATTATTATACAGATTTATTTTTTCTATTTTTGAATAATATTAAAACTATAAACATAATTATAGGAAATATTACAGCAAATAATATACCTGTTTTTAATCCTGCTTGTATATAATCGCTATTAATTAATACAAAACTAAATCTGTCAGCAATATTTCTATTATTTGAAACAAGCCCAACAATACCGGGACCTATAGAACAGCCTACATCTCCGGCCAAAGCAAGCAATGCAAACATAGCAGTTCCTCCCCTATTATAATTTTTGGCAGCAAGAGAAAATACAGAAGGCCACATTATAGCAACAGAAAGTCCTGAAATACCGCATCCTATCAATGATAAAAATGCATAAGGACTAAACACAGTTACAAAATACCCTACAGTGCAGAAAAATGCTGATACAATCAAAGCCTTTTCTATATTAATGCTTTCAGACCTCATTCCATAAATAAGTCTTACTATACCCATACAGAATGCGAACATACAAGCACCGAATATATCGCCCACATTCTTATTAACATTAAGTCCTAATTCAGCAAATAATGATACCCATTGTGCTATTGACTGCTCACTTGCCCCAGCACATATCATAAGTATAACAAATACCAAAACTATTTTTACCGATAATAATTTCCTTATAGAAACGGTATTATCACTATTCATATTATCTTCATGAGTTTTTAATACATTAAGAGGTACATTTGAAAATAAAAATATATTGATAAATGGGATAATAGCCCAAATCATAGACATATATCTCCAATTTTCAATGCCGAATATATTGAAATATAAAGTTGAAAATATAACTACAGCCATAGAACCCCAACAGTAAAATGAATGCAGTATATTCATAGCTTTAGTCTTTTGTTTTTCAGGAAGTGCCTCTACGATAGGACTAACTAAAACTTCTATCAATCCTCCGCTTATTGCATTGATAAAAAAGCATACGAGTATTGCAGTATAAGGATCAATATAAAAAGGAAGTATACCAAGTAAAAATAATCCCAAAGCTGAAAATATATGTGCAGCTACTATAGGTATTCTATATCCGATTTTATCTATAAATTTAATTGCCAAAAAATCTATAATCATTTGAACGGCAAAATTAAAAGAAGAAAGCAAACCTATATGAGTTAATGATATATTAAAATCTTTCTGGAACATTATAAAAACTAGAGGAGGAAATATATTTATAATAGCCTGATTCACATATCCTATATAACTAGCATATAATGTATGAGTATAATTAAGTTTCATAAAAAACTCGGTATAATATAAATTGATTTAGAAATATTTTTATTATTTAGAAATAACTTTTCCATCTATATTTGAGAAATGAACATTACCGAAATCTCTGCTGTCATAACCATAATCTCTATTATCAGAAAGCACAAAATATTCATTATAGCCTATGATATAAGGGCCGAAATTATCTCTTGTGGACACTTCAGCATCTAATATCCTACCGTCAAATTCCACATTAGCCCAAGGCTCATTGAGAACTTCTCCATTTATATAAACAACCTTATTTCTTATCTCTATAGTTTCATTTGGAAGCCCTACTACTCTTTTTATTAAATATCTGGTATTTGATATATTAACATTTCCAAAAGTTACAAAATAAACAAAGTATGAAGCAAATCTTTTTAAAAAGAATTCTTTTTCAGTTCTGGGATCTATCATAAATATAATATCTCCCCTCTTAGGCCTTGAAAATATAATAGTTTTTCCGGTAAGAGATGAAACAAAAGGTTTTAATGCAATACCATATCTTAATTTAGAAGTGATTAATATTTCATTAGGCTCTATGGTATTCATCATTGTAGAACTTTTCATTCTATCAATTCTTATAAACAAAGTAAAAATACCAAATAAAACAAAAGCAATAATAAAGCCTAATATCAATCTGGCAACTACCCTATAAAGCAGGCTATTGCTCCTATAATATATAAAGATAAAAGGTTTTAATACAGCTTTGAGTGCATTAAGTTTTTCTTTTTTTAATTCTTCTCTATCATAAGAATAATTCATCTATAATTGATGACCTCTGTAAATTAAAAGTAATTTTTTATGATTTTTTAGCCTGATGCTCACTGTTTTCTAAAGCTGCAGGAACTGCTGGAACTACAATATAACCGTATTCACCGCTTCTGCATAAGTCCATTATTACTTCATTATCTAATGTAGGACCTTGAACATCTTCTCTTAAATATTCAGGTAAATCTATAACATGATATAGAGGATCAATACCATCAACATTAACTTCAAATAATCCTTCTATAAACTCTAAGTCTTTATTTAATCTATCTAACATTTCGTCTTTTTGACTTTCTTCTATTCTTAATCTTGTTTGATATAAAAGAGCTTCTAATTCTTCTCTGTCTGTAGTCATTATTATATCCTTAAAAATTATAATTATAAACATAATATACTATAATCAATAATTTTTCAATAGTTTATATATTTTTTTAATATCATTGATTATCTTTACAAAAAACATAAATTTTATGTTTTTACTATTTAAATTTTATGTAAAACAATGTATCATTTTTCAAAATTAATTAACATAATATTAAATTAATAAGTAAAAAATATACTAAAAAATACCGTTATTTATACTATTGATAAAAATTTTTTGTTAATATAATATTGTAAATATTAATAATAATTCTTAAAAGGTAAAAGGTTTATTTATGAATTTTTTAGAGATAGAATTAAATAAAGATAAAAAAATAATAAGCGAAGATTTTAAATATAGAAAAAGATTAATAGTGGTATTTATAATATCAATATTGGTTGCTGCATTATTATTGATAAGATTATTCTATTTACAAATAATACAAAATGAACATTATGACAGTTTAGCAAGAAACAATAAAGAACAAATTATACCTATAGATGCATACAGGGGTGAAATATACGATAGAAATGGTGTTATAGTAGCAGAAAATATAAAAACATACACGATGTATATGATACCTGTTTATTTACCTAAAAATTATTTTGAAAGAGAAGAATTATTATACAGAGTATCCAAAGTATTTAATATAGATTTAGGACATATAAAGTCTAGTTTGGAAAAAGTATCAAAAAACAGCTATGAATCAGTAGAGATATCAGAAAATATATCAATGTCACAGATGAGTTATTTAGCTGAAAGATCAGAAGAATATCCGGGAGTATACTATGGAAGTAAGTCCATTAGGCATTATCCTCTTGGTGAAACTATGACGCATGTACTTGGATATATAGGAAACATATCTCAAGAAGAATTTGAAAGCAAACAGGCTGAAGGATACAGAAGAAACAGTGTTATAGGTAAAGAAGGCGTTGAACAATTCTATGATAAAGAACTTAGAGGTATAGACGGTTATGAACAATGGATAGTAGACTCAAGAAACAGAGTAAAAGAAACTATAACTCCAGCTATAGGAAAGCCTATACCGGGAAAAAAACTTATATTAAGTATAGATTCTAAAGTACAGAAAGATGCGGAAGATTTAATAAAAGGACAGGTAGGAACTATAATAGTATCAAAACCTACTACAGGTGAAATACTAGCTATGGTAAGTTCTCCTTGGTATGATCCTAACATCTTTATAGGTAAAATAGACAGACAAAAATATGCAGAGCTTATAAATAACCCAGCAAATCCATTCTGGAATAAGGCCATAAGAGGAAGATATCCTCCAGGTTCTACATTCAAACTTGTAACAGCGGTAGGAGCATTAACTGAAAAAAGAATAGGCGTTAATACAACAAGATTCTGTGGCGGCGGTATGCTTCTTGAAAATAGATTCTACAGATGTACAGGTCAGCATGGATATGTAAATATGTATAAAGCTATACAGTATTCATGCAATACATATTTCTATAACCTAGCTTATGAATTAGGACCTAATTTCATTAAAAGATATGCTGAAATGTTAGGTTTCGGAGATGTTACAGGTATAGATTTACCTGGTGAAAAGGTTGGAGTTGTTCCTAGTGCCGATTGGAAAAGAAGAAAAATTGGAGAATATTGGTGGGATGGTGATACTATTCAATACGTTATGGGACAAGGTTATATGTCTGCTACTCCTATAGCGGTTCATATGGCAACTTCAGCTATAATCAATGACGGTGTAATGTACAGACCTCATGTTGTTAAAGAGATAAGAAGTTCTCAAACTGATGAAGTTATATACAATAATGATAAAGTAATAATCAAAAAATTAGATATAGACAAGAATATATTTACAGTAGTAAAAGAAGGTATGAGAATGGCTGTAACAGGTGGTACTGCTAGAAATGGTGCTTGGTCGCCTAATATTAAATTAGCAGCAAAAACAGGTACAGCACAAAACGCACAAGGTAAAGACCATACTTGGGTTACAATATTCGGACCTTATAATCCTAGACCTACTGATGATATGATAGCAGTTACAGTTATGCTTGAGCATAGCGGTGGCGGTGGCGGTACTACTGCAGGTCCTATAGCTACCGCAATGCTTCGTTCTATATTAGGCGGAGAAGATGCTGTAGAGGCTAGAAATGTAATTTATGCTAGAATGCAGTATATATATCAGCAGATAAGACTTGCAAGAGAAAAAATGAGAGCAGAGGCAGAAGCTAAAGCAAATGAAGAAAATGGAGAAACATTAGAAAATATTGACGGAGAACAGCAAAAACAAGAAGAAAAAACTGAAGAAGACGAGAGGATAAAATATGAATGATAAAAAAGAATTAAAAAATTATTTGTCTTCGATTGGAAAATATTAGCAGCTGTAATATTTTTAATGACTGCAGGGGCTATTGCTGTATATTCTTCAACATACTCACCTGAGTCTGGAAAAACTAGCTGGATGTTTTTGAAGTTTATATTCTTCTGTGCCACTGGTATAGTTTTAATATTTATAAGTATGTTTATAAACTATACTAAATTGGCAGAACATAGAATGTCTTTATATATACCTATGCTTGGGGTATTAATATTAGTATTGATACCTGGAATAGGAACTACAGTAAACGGCAGTAGCAGCTGGTTATTTGGTATGCAGCCTTCTGAATTCGGTAAAATAGTTGTTATTATATTCCTAGCCGGTTATTTAGATCAAATAGGAGATAAGATAAAAGAAATAAAATATTTTGCTTTGGCAGGACTTTTTATTTCAATACCTATAGGTTTAGTATTACTTCAGCCTGACTTAGGTACTGTACTTGTATATTGTTTTATAGTATTCATAATGCTTTTTGTGGGCGGCGTTCCTACAAGATATATTATAGCTTTAATAAGTATAGGTGTTATAGGGCTTTCAATACCTATGTTCCTTGAATATAAAAGAATGTCTGATGATATAGATAATATACTATTTAACTTCTTATCTCAAAGAATATATATAGGCTATTTGGCAGGAATATTTTTATTTGTATCTGCCCTACTCCTTACATTGAATTTCTATATGAATAGTAAATATGTTGGTTTATTAGCATTTACTTTCTTTGTATTATTCTTATGTATGGGAGCAGCATTAACTTTTGACATAGGATTAAAAGAGTATCAAAAGCAAAGATTATTAGTATTTATGAACCCTCAATTAACTAGATTAAGTTCCGGTTATAATATAATACAATCTCTCATAGCTGTAGGAAGCGGAGGATTATTTGGAGAAGGATTTTTGAACGGAAGTCAATCACAATTAAACTTCATTCCGCAGCAGGTAAATGACTTCATATTCTCAAATATATGTGAAGAATGGGGATTTATAGGAAGTGCTTTGGTAGTTTTGGCTTATGCTGTTATATTTATAAGAGGAACAATGGCTGCATATTTTGCTAAGGATAGACTCGGAGCTTTGATAGTATCCGGAGTAATAGCTATGTTTTTATGCCATGTTATTATTAATATAGGAATGGTTGTGGGAATGATGCCTATTACAGGATTAACCTTGCCTTTTATAAGCAGCGGAGGTTCATCTATATGGACTTTCTCAATATCAATAGGTTTAATATTTAATGTAGAAGCAAGAAGGTATGTTCATTAAAAGTTGTTATTATGAAAAATAATATTTTAACAGAAAAAATTTTAATTGTAGATTCCAGTATAGACTATGCTAAATTTCTTCAAAACTTTTTGAAAGAATCAGGATATTTATGCTACATAGCTTTATCTTATGATGAGGCTATTACCATGTCTTATGATAAAATACCTGATTGTATATTGGTTGATTATATGCTTCCTAATGCAGGTGCATGCCGACTTTCACAGCATATAAAAAATGATAATATGTTAAAAAATATTACTATACTATTTTTGACAGCAACTAATAGTAAATCTGAATTTTTAAAAGCTTATGAATGCGGTGCTGATGGTTTTTTCTTAAAATCATTAGATACAGATATTCTATTATCAAAAGTAAAATCATATATAAGATTAAAAAAAGCTATAGAATCTAATATAATGTATATGAATATGTTAAAACAGGATATTGAATATGCATCAAAATTGCAGAAATCTATACTCTCTTATGGAAATACTTCAATACCTAAAAATGATATATCTATTTTTCATTATGCTCCTAATGAAGTATCAGGAGATTACAGCGGAATAAAGAGCATTAATGATGGTTGGTACTCTATACTTTTGGCAGATGTATCAGGACATGGTGTAGCTGCTAGTATGCTTACAATACTTATAAAATCTTTTTTTGATTCTCATATTGTAACCAATTCTCATAATACTTCTCCTGCCAATTTCATAAAGGAGTTGAATCAATTTTTTATAGAAGAAAATTTTGATAAGAATTTATTCGCTTCTGTATTTTATGCTACATATAATAATGAAACTGGAGAATTAATATGCTCATCAGCAGGCTCCCCTAAACCATTATTCAAATCCAAAGATGAAATACTTGAAATTGATGTAGGCGGTCCTTTAATAGGAATGACAGAGGATATTGAATACACTGAAACTAAAATACAATTAAATCATAATGATATATTGTTTATATTCACAGATGGTGCTTATGAAATATTTGATAAAGAAGGTAAAATGTTTGGAGATGAACTTTTAAAAAATGTATTCACAAAACATTCACATAAAGATGTTAATGTAATAAAAGACAGCATAATAAAAGAATTAAAATCATTCTCAGATAATATATTATCAGATGACATAAGTATGATAATATTAAGAAGAACTAATTAATAAAATACAAATCATACATTATTAACTAATATAAAACATATTATATCACAATATTTACATCTTTTTGTAAAAAAACAGGATTTATTTACATATTTAATTGACATGTAAAAATATTTTTCTATACTAAGTTAATAAATAGAGTATAGGAGTATTTAAATGAACAATGAAGTAAAAGTAACACAAACATTAGCAGACCCTTCGCCGTATGGTTTATTTGGTCTTGCGGTAATCACATTCGTGGCATCTACACAAAAATTAGGTCTCACTACAGGTGTATCTGGTCTTATACCTTGGGCTATATTTTTGGGTTGTATTCCTCAATTTGTAGCAGCCATTGTTGACTTTAAAAAAGACAATGTATTTGGTGCAACTGTATTCGGAGCTTTTGGAGTATTTTGGTTTGCAGTAGCATTTATTTGGCTTATATCTATGGGAGTATTTGGAGAAGCTATGAAAAGTTCTCTTGATATGAAGCAATTTGGTGTGGTATGCATAGGATATTTCTTTCTTGTAGGTGCTTTAACTTTCGGTGCTGCTGAAGCTCATAAAGTCTTATTCTTTATATTTCTTGCTGTAGATGTACTTCTTATAGCTATGGCATTAAATTATTTAGGAATAGCTCCTAAAGAAACTCAACTTATAGCTGGAATAGCTGAATTTGTTACTGCTTTAATAGGTTTTTATGGATGTGCTGCTGGAGTATTAAATAAAAACTTAGGAAGAGTAGTATTACCTGTTGGAAAGCCACTAGGAATATTCAAAAAATAGTATATATAGTATATTTTAGAAAATAAGGTCATATATAATTATTTATATATGACCTTTTTTATATGATATTTTTATGTAAATAGTAAAAAAATATGATAACTAAATATTTTATTATTACGATAATAATTATGATAACAAAATATTAGTTGACATATTATTGTTTTTTCTATATTATGTTATTATATATTTATCTATTGCAATAAGGTGATTAAAGGTTATGAAATTAAAAATAGGAATTTTGACTATAGTAAACTTAATAGCATTTATAGCACTATTATATATGTTTGATATATTTGGTGTTGTTAATTATTATACTTTAATGCGTAATAAAATAGCACCTAATGTACCGGGCTTTTTAACAAGATTCACTCAAAAACCTAGAGTAGAAGATATGACTCTTTTAGCAAGAGAAGATCTTAATAAGATGAGAGAATCATTCAATTTAAGAGAAAAAGATTTACAGGCTCAGGAATCTTTAATAGCAAGTAGAGCAATAGAATTGAATACTCAATCTGAATTAATAGAACAAGACAGACAAAATCTTTTAAATGCTTGGTCTAATTATCAGGCTACTATGGATGAATCTTCTCAGTATCAATTAGTATTGACAGATTTAGCTAATAAAATCAATAGTATGCCTCCTCAAAACTCTGTTGCATTACTTAATCAGTTGGCTGCCAATGGTTCTGATGACTTAATCATAGATGTATTATTAGAAATGGACTCTATAGCTGCTGCTGAAGGAAGAAACAGTACAACTTCTTATCTTTTAAGTTTGATGGATCCAAATGTAGCTGCTAGAATATTAGAGAAATATGAAGCAAGATCTAATCCTGGAAATAATACTGTACCTTCTTCGCCTAATGACTTCCCTAATTATTTGCCTGATCAGATGAATAATGACGCTATGCTTAATGAAGGCATAATGGATATGGGAGCATAAAACTTTATATTAAAAATAATAAGCCGTTTCTAAATATTTAGAAGCGGTTTTTTATTTTAACTTGAGTTTAAAAATCAATATTGACAAATAAAGGCTTATAGGGTATAACTTCATTTATCATCATTGGAGTTTTTTATATATGCTAAGATTAGCATTAATATTTGTTATATTATTTTCTTTTAATATTTATTCTCAGAATATTGATGATAAGCCTATGAAAATAAATAAGAATTATTTCACTGATGATGGTAATTTGAAAAACAATAGAAACTTATCCGTTTATGCTATTAGAAAATTAGATTTACAGATAAATAATTTTATGAGATGATAATATAAAAAATAATTATAGAAACAGAGTTAATGAAACAAAATATATAAATTATGGAGATTATATCTATGAAAAAAATTATATTAATATTTTTAGCAATATTTTCTTTTAATCTTTATTCTCAGAATATTGATGACAAGCCCATGAAAATAAATAAAAATTATTTCACTGATGATGGTAATTTGAAAAACAATAGAAACTTATCCGTTTATGCTATTAGAAAAATTAGATTCACAGATAAATCATCTTATGAAATGATAATATTAAAAAATAATTATTGGTATTATTACAGTCTATTTCAAATAGAGCAAAATAATAAATACAATTATATAGGAACTATAGCTTTTAAAAGTTTTAATCAAACAGAAGGACTTGTTGGAAATATAGTTTATAAAGATAATTTTTTCACTGTAGAGCATACTGTTATGTCTAATCTAAAAATGTATATAACATTCAAATATAATGATGATAAAAAAATATATTTAGATAAAGCTAGTATGATTGTAGATATTATTGATAATAGTACTATATCAAATACTAATGAAGCCAAAACAACTTCTAAGCAGGTTAATGGCAATGTAGTACCTAACAAGATTTTATACGAAGATGTTACAATGGATATGATATCAAAATTATTGAGTCTTGATTTATAATTATATTTTGTAAAAAATTATAGAAATATAATAAAAAATACAATATCAAAATCATTAAACATAGAGCTTAATAGTATGAGAGCATTTTTAGCATTAAACTTAAATAAAGAAATTAAAAATAAATATTCTAATATACTTAGAATAAATGAAAATATAGCAGAATTAAAAAAAGTATCAAAAGATAAAATGCATATAACGTTAGTATTCTTTGATAATATAAAAGAAGAGCAAATAGAATTAATAAAAAAAGAAGTGATAAACTCCTCACCTACCCCATTTAATATAAACTTTGAAAATATTTCTTACTTCACAAATAAATTCAAAGATATAAATGTAATATTCATAAAAGCAGCAAGCGAGGAATTAAAAAACTATGTCAAAACTTTAAGAAGCAATTTAGATAATATAAACAATCTTAAATACGACAAAAAAGATTTTAAATCTCATATCACATTAGCAAGAGTTAAAAAAGTTTATGATAATGAAAAATTAAAAGAAACTATTGAAGAAATAGATTTTACTTCATCATCTTTTATAGCTGATTCTATCACTTTATATTCAAGCGATTTTTATAATTATACAGAAATTTTCACTATCAATTTTTAATTAGTATAAAAATTATTATATAATTATTCTATGATGTAGCTATCAACTATCTCACCATAATAAGCTATATGATAATCTTTATTAGAACCGTAGAAACTGCTTTCAACATCTTGAGGATAAAATTGTTTCTTTATATCTTCCGGTATTTCTTTACTATCTTGCATTTGTTTATATATAACCTTACATTCAAGAGTCAAAGGAAGTTCTCTTAATCCGGGAACAGAAACTATATTAGAATCTTCCAAAGTTAAATTAAGTTCTTTTATTTTATCTGTATTAAGTCCGGATTTAGTACCGCATACTTTTATGATATTTCTATCTATATTATCAACAGGAATATTAACTGTAAACTCCGGATTTTCATCTAATAGTTTTCTTGTATATCTATTTTCTCTTATAAAGATTATAAATATATTTTTATTCCACTCTATTCCCAAACAGCCCCAAGAAACGGACATACTATTTACTTTTTCATTAGCTTTAGTTGTTATTAGAACACCTTTTTTAACTTCTTTAAGTATATGGCTTGCATAATCTAAAACATCTATTTTCTTTTTCATTTCAATTAACTCCTTAAAAATTAGATAAATTGTATAATAAATAATATAAAAAACAATGCATCAAATAAATATTTTTGAAATTTAATATTATTTACATTTTTGTCAATTAAAGTATAATTAAAAAGATAAACATAATATTTAATAATTACAAAGGCAAATTAATTTATGAATAAAATAAATAGAATATATATAGGCTATCCTCCATTTGAAAGCGACAGAGGAGTAGCATTATTATCACAGAACAGACAATTTCAATGGTTCAAGAGTCCTACATATATTTATCCTGTTGTTCCTGCAACTGCCGCCACTATGATAAAAAATGCAGGATACAATGTGGATTTCATTGATGCTATAGCTAGAAACATGACTACTAAAGAATGGCATCAATATTTAGAAGCAAATACACCTGATTTATTATTCTTTGAAGTGAAGACACCTGTTATATATAAAGCTTGGAAAATAGTTGATGATTTAAAAGAAAAATATCCTAATATGATTGTTGTTATTGCAGGCGATCATGTTACTGCTATGCCTGAAGAGACTATGAATAATTGCAAAGTTGATTATTTACTTACAGGCGGTGATTATGATTTCTTGCTATTAAATCTAATAGAATATTTAAATGGAAAAGCTCAATTAGAAAAAGGCATATACTACAGAGAATCAAACACTATAAAAAATACAGGCTTCTTTGAATTAAGACATGATTTAAAAAGCCTTCCATTTATAGACAGAGATTTAACTGAGTGGCAAAGATACGCTTATGATAACGGCAATTTTAAACGCATACCGGGAACTTATATAATGGCGGGAAGGGATTGCTGGCATCATAGATGTACTTTCTGTTCTTGGACTGGAATATATACAAATTTCCGTGCTAGAACTGCTGAAAATGTTGTTGATGAAGTGGACTTTCTTTACAACAAATACAATATAAGAGAGATAATGGACGATACAGGTTGTTTTCCAGTAAAGAAATGGCTTAATGATTTCTGTAATTATATGATAGATAAAAAGCTAAATAAAAAAGTTAATATAGACTGTAATATGCGTTTCGGTGCTTGTAATGAAGATGAATACAGACTAATGAAAAAAGCAGGATTCAGATTTTTATTATTTGGTTTAGAATCAGCAAGTCAAAATACATTGGACAGACTCATAAAAGGAAATAAAGTTGAAGAGATACTTCCTTCTTGTAAAGCAGCTTCCGATGCTGGACTTTCCCCTCATATCACAGTAATGCTTGGTTATCCTTGGGAAACTGAAGAAGATATTGAAAAAACTTATGAACTTACTAAAAAACTTCTTCTAAAAGGTTATGCTAAAACTATGCAGGCCACAATAATAATTCCGTATCCTGGTACAGAATTATTTAATCAATGTAAGAGAGAAAATTGGCTTACTACAGAAAATTGGGAAGATTATG encodes:
- the mrdA gene encoding penicillin-binding protein 2, producing the protein MNFLEIELNKDKKIISEDFKYRKRLIVVFIISILVAALLLIRLFYLQIIQNEHYDSLARNNKEQIIPIDAYRGEIYDRNGVIVAENIKTYTMYMIPVYLPKNYFEREELLYRVSKVFNIDLGHIKSSLEKVSKNSYESVEISENISMSQMSYLAERSEEYPGVYYGSKSIRHYPLGETMTHVLGYIGNISQEEFESKQAEGYRRNSVIGKEGVEQFYDKELRGIDGYEQWIVDSRNRVKETITPAIGKPIPGKKLILSIDSKVQKDAEDLIKGQVGTIIVSKPTTGEILAMVSSPWYDPNIFIGKIDRQKYAELINNPANPFWNKAIRGRYPPGSTFKLVTAVGALTEKRIGVNTTRFCGGGMLLENRFYRCTGQHGYVNMYKAIQYSCNTYFYNLAYELGPNFIKRYAEMLGFGDVTGIDLPGEKVGVVPSADWKRRKIGEYWWDGDTIQYVMGQGYMSATPIAVHMATSAIINDGVMYRPHVVKEIRSSQTDEVIYNNDKVIIKKLDIDKNIFTVVKEGMRMAVTGGTARNGAWSPNIKLAAKTGTAQNAQGKDHTWVTIFGPYNPRPTDDMIAVTVMLEHSGGGGGTTAGPIATAMLRSILGGEDAVEARNVIYARMQYIYQQIRLAREKMRAEAEAKANEENGETLENIDGEQQKQEEKTEEDERIKYE
- a CDS encoding MFS transporter, which gives rise to MKLNYTHTLYASYIGYVNQAIINIFPPLVFIMFQKDFNISLTHIGLLSSFNFAVQMIIDFLAIKFIDKIGYRIPIVAAHIFSALGLFLLGILPFYIDPYTAILVCFFINAISGGLIEVLVSPIVEALPEKQKTKAMNILHSFYCWGSMAVVIFSTLYFNIFGIENWRYMSMIWAIIPFINIFLFSNVPLNVLKTHEDNMNSDNTVSIRKLLSVKIVLVFVILMICAGASEQSIAQWVSLFAELGLNVNKNVGDIFGACMFAFCMGIVRLIYGMRSESINIEKALIVSAFFCTVGYFVTVFSPYAFLSLIGCGISGLSVAIMWPSVFSLAAKNYNRGGTAMFALLALAGDVGCSIGPGIVGLVSNNRNIADRFSFVLINSDYIQAGLKTGILFAVIFPIIMFIVLILFKNRKNKSV
- a CDS encoding periplasmic-type flagellar collar protein FlbB, which codes for MKLKIGILTIVNLIAFIALLYMFDIFGVVNYYTLMRNKIAPNVPGFLTRFTQKPRVEDMTLLAREDLNKMRESFNLREKDLQAQESLIASRAIELNTQSELIEQDRQNLLNAWSNYQATMDESSQYQLVLTDLANKINSMPPQNSVALLNQLAANGSDDLIIDVLLEMDSIAAAEGRNSTTSYLLSLMDPNVAARILEKYEARSNPGNNTVPSSPNDFPNYLPDQMNNDAMLNEGIMDMGA
- a CDS encoding FtsW/RodA/SpoVE family cell cycle protein, producing MTAGAIAVYSSTYSPESGKTSWMFLKFIFFCATGIVLIFISMFINYTKLAEHRMSLYIPMLGVLILVLIPGIGTTVNGSSSWLFGMQPSEFGKIVVIIFLAGYLDQIGDKIKEIKYFALAGLFISIPIGLVLLQPDLGTVLVYCFIVFIMLFVGGVPTRYIIALISIGVIGLSIPMFLEYKRMSDDIDNILFNFLSQRIYIGYLAGIFLFVSALLLTLNFYMNSKYVGLLAFTFFVLFLCMGAALTFDIGLKEYQKQRLLVFMNPQLTRLSSGYNIIQSLIAVGSGGLFGEGFLNGSQSQLNFIPQQVNDFIFSNICEEWGFIGSALVVLAYAVIFIRGTMAAYFAKDRLGALIVSGVIAMFLCHVIINIGMVVGMMPITGLTLPFISSGGSSIWTFSISIGLIFNVEARRYVH
- the gatC gene encoding Asp-tRNA(Asn)/Glu-tRNA(Gln) amidotransferase subunit GatC codes for the protein MTTDREELEALLYQTRLRIEESQKDEMLDRLNKDLEFIEGLFEVNVDGIDPLYHVIDLPEYLREDVQGPTLDNEVIMDLCRSGEYGYIVVPAVPAALENSEHQAKKS
- a CDS encoding acetate uptake transporter; the encoded protein is MNNEVKVTQTLADPSPYGLFGLAVITFVASTQKLGLTTGVSGLIPWAIFLGCIPQFVAAIVDFKKDNVFGATVFGAFGVFWFAVAFIWLISMGVFGEAMKSSLDMKQFGVVCIGYFFLVGALTFGAAEAHKVLFFIFLAVDVLLIAMALNYLGIAPKETQLIAGIAEFVTALIGFYGCAAGVLNKNLGRVVLPVGKPLGIFKK
- the lepB gene encoding signal peptidase I; the encoded protein is MNYSYDREELKKEKLNALKAVLKPFIFIYYRSNSLLYRVVARLILGFIIAFVLFGIFTLFIRIDRMKSSTMMNTIEPNEILITSKLRYGIALKPFVSSLTGKTIIFSRPKRGDIIFMIDPRTEKEFFLKRFASYFVYFVTFGNVNISNTRYLIKRVVGLPNETIEIRNKVVYINGEVLNEPWANVEFDGRILDAEVSTRDNFGPYIIGYNEYFVLSDNRDYGYDSRDFGNVHFSNIDGKVISK
- a CDS encoding fused response regulator/phosphatase, producing the protein MKNNILTEKILIVDSSIDYAKFLQNFLKESGYLCYIALSYDEAITMSYDKIPDCILVDYMLPNAGACRLSQHIKNDNMLKNITILFLTATNSKSEFLKAYECGADGFFLKSLDTDILLSKVKSYIRLKKAIESNIMYMNMLKQDIEYASKLQKSILSYGNTSIPKNDISIFHYAPNEVSGDYSGIKSINDGWYSILLADVSGHGVAASMLTILIKSFFDSHIVTNSHNTSPANFIKELNQFFIEENFDKNLFASVFYATYNNETGELICSSAGSPKPLFKSKDEILEIDVGGPLIGMTEDIEYTETKIQLNHNDILFIFTDGAYEIFDKEGKMFGDELLKNVFTKHSHKDVNVIKDSIIKELKSFSDNILSDDISMIILRRTN